From Chryseobacterium sp. H1D6B, a single genomic window includes:
- a CDS encoding DUF349 domain-containing protein → MTTENNLSENEENKISTELPQEESSENTVTIEENLQEEDVETPEEHIVADISLGDALKEMEKIINEANAGENFKEFNLLKEKASHYIHDEVEDKKHEYAEAGNAPENFSYEHPSQAKFSALVNIFREKHDSFQKGQEEEQKKNLDHRQTIIERLKNLYTNSEPGTNLFKSIREIKEDWSRAGQVAKSEFKILNNNYFHHLNQFYQMLDLNKEFLEQEYSHNLEKRQHIIARAKELENEPVIQKALNELQYLHKLWKEEAEPVAEEFREKTWEEFKEISNKIHERKSELSAAIESEQNANLEKKDQIIAEIKKLSEPSETPNHNYWQNSIRRVEDLRSEFLKTGSVPRKLSNQNWNDFKTILRSFNTNKNSYYKSLKGSQQTNLEEKLKLIETAKDNMNTEEWEIAVPLFKKLQEDWKKIGHVPKSMTNKIWDEFRDACNTFFNNYREKSSASTDNWKENYKQKRDLLEDLKTVSNDEGSIEKIESIKTAWNNIGKVPRDKITINTEFNKTLREKLKLNKINELELKENGLSETQLTDKARKIKSQISDLESEIVKLENNLSFFTKPSRENPLLKDTYIMIDEKKAHLETLKQNLHSIIAGE, encoded by the coding sequence ATGACAACAGAAAATAATCTTTCTGAAAACGAAGAAAATAAAATTTCTACTGAACTACCTCAAGAAGAATCATCCGAAAACACGGTAACTATCGAAGAAAATCTGCAGGAAGAAGATGTAGAAACTCCAGAAGAACATATAGTTGCAGATATATCTTTAGGTGATGCTTTGAAAGAAATGGAAAAAATCATCAATGAGGCTAATGCCGGTGAAAATTTCAAAGAATTTAATCTGCTGAAAGAAAAAGCAAGTCATTATATCCATGATGAAGTGGAAGATAAAAAGCATGAATATGCCGAAGCGGGAAATGCTCCTGAAAATTTCAGTTATGAGCATCCTTCGCAGGCTAAATTTTCTGCATTAGTCAATATTTTCAGAGAAAAGCACGATAGCTTCCAAAAAGGACAGGAAGAAGAGCAGAAGAAAAATCTTGACCACCGCCAGACGATTATTGAAAGACTTAAAAATCTTTATACTAATTCTGAACCAGGAACCAACCTTTTCAAATCTATCCGTGAAATAAAAGAAGACTGGTCTAGAGCCGGACAAGTTGCTAAATCTGAATTTAAAATTCTTAATAACAATTATTTTCACCATTTGAATCAATTCTATCAAATGCTGGATCTAAATAAAGAATTTTTAGAACAGGAATATAGTCATAATTTAGAGAAAAGACAACATATTATTGCCCGTGCAAAAGAACTTGAAAACGAGCCTGTCATTCAAAAAGCTTTAAATGAACTTCAGTACCTTCATAAACTTTGGAAAGAAGAAGCTGAACCGGTAGCAGAAGAATTCCGCGAAAAAACTTGGGAAGAATTTAAAGAAATCTCAAATAAAATCCACGAAAGAAAATCTGAACTTTCTGCTGCAATAGAATCTGAGCAGAATGCTAATCTTGAAAAGAAAGACCAGATCATTGCTGAAATAAAAAAACTCTCTGAGCCTAGCGAGACTCCTAACCATAATTACTGGCAGAACTCAATAAGAAGAGTTGAGGATCTGCGTTCAGAATTCTTAAAGACAGGAAGTGTTCCAAGAAAACTATCAAACCAGAACTGGAATGATTTTAAAACGATACTGAGAAGTTTCAACACCAATAAGAACAGCTACTATAAATCTTTAAAAGGTTCTCAGCAGACCAATCTGGAAGAGAAATTAAAATTAATTGAGACCGCTAAAGACAATATGAATACTGAAGAATGGGAAATTGCTGTTCCATTGTTTAAAAAACTTCAGGAAGACTGGAAAAAAATAGGCCATGTTCCAAAAAGCATGACTAATAAAATCTGGGATGAATTCCGTGATGCCTGCAACACTTTCTTCAACAATTACAGAGAAAAAAGCAGTGCCTCTACAGATAACTGGAAAGAAAATTACAAACAAAAAAGAGATCTTCTTGAAGACCTTAAAACAGTTTCTAATGACGAAGGAAGTATTGAAAAGATTGAAAGTATAAAAACAGCATGGAATAATATTGGAAAAGTTCCTAGAGATAAAATTACGATCAATACTGAATTCAACAAAACTTTAAGAGAGAAATTAAAACTTAATAAAATCAATGAGCTTGAGCTGAAAGAAAACGGACTTTCTGAAACCCAGCTTACTGACAAAGCAAGAAAAATTAAGAGCCAGATCTCTGATCTTGAATCTGAAATTGTAAAACTAGAAAATAATTTATCTTTCTTTACAAAGCCGTCAAGAGAAAATCCTTTATTAAAAGACACTTACATCATGATCGATGAAAAGAAGGCTCATTTGGAAACTTTAAAACAAAATCTTCACAGCATTATCGCTGGAGAATAA
- a CDS encoding shikimate dehydrogenase has product MDSNKKLGLIGKNISYSFSKKFFEDKFQKLMLKGYSYDIFDLNEINEVEGLFSIPELLGFNVTIPYKEKIIDYLDELSDEAEKIGAVNCVLIQNGKKIGYNTDAFGFEKTLLLHKKPPQNTALILGNGGAAKAVEYVLNKNGIASKTVSRKSEINFENLNKETIQNHKIIVQCTPVGTFPNIEECLKFPFEGLSKEHLVIDLIYNPNYTQFIINASNQGAKTVNGYYMLEQQAEKAWEIWNFQKK; this is encoded by the coding sequence ATGGATTCTAATAAAAAATTAGGCTTAATAGGAAAAAATATATCCTATTCTTTTTCTAAAAAATTTTTCGAGGATAAATTTCAAAAATTAATGTTAAAAGGTTATTCCTATGATATTTTTGATTTGAATGAAATCAATGAAGTGGAAGGTTTATTTTCGATCCCTGAGCTTTTAGGTTTTAATGTAACTATTCCTTACAAAGAGAAAATAATCGATTATTTGGATGAATTAAGTGATGAAGCAGAAAAAATTGGAGCAGTGAACTGTGTATTAATTCAAAACGGAAAGAAAATAGGATATAATACTGATGCTTTTGGTTTTGAGAAAACACTTCTTCTTCATAAAAAACCACCTCAAAATACAGCATTGATTTTAGGAAACGGAGGTGCTGCAAAAGCGGTAGAATATGTTTTAAATAAGAACGGTATTGCCTCTAAAACTGTTTCAAGGAAGTCCGAAATTAATTTTGAAAACCTAAATAAAGAAACCATTCAGAATCACAAAATCATTGTACAATGTACTCCTGTAGGGACATTTCCAAATATAGAAGAGTGTTTAAAATTCCCCTTCGAAGGACTGTCTAAAGAGCATTTAGTAATCGATTTAATTTACAATCCAAACTATACTCAATTTATCATTAACGCCTCAAATCAAGGAGCAAAAACTGTAAACGGTTATTACATGCTTGAACAGCAAGCAGAAAAAGCTTGGGAAATTTGGAATTTTCAAAAAAAATAA